A genomic segment from Aegilops tauschii subsp. strangulata cultivar AL8/78 chromosome 1, Aet v6.0, whole genome shotgun sequence encodes:
- the LOC109766056 gene encoding uncharacterized protein, producing the protein MAGGCKAAIGCVDARVPVRASYVSLYKWPESDAEFVRSVAMARRHRQQPESPAAAAGCYGGGSASMRRGAGVDVGGESPRVVDSYSCRQMYLRSYTFSTRKETVPERTMACLGRVRERAAVFPSFLPHRGGGGGSDAGSSFGSSSGGGDQYSGRDQDGRRGTSGGSNGRRKRRRKKKGCAVVRRLQEASCGAVRAIFRRLLACTTTVDVEVAEPPPGR; encoded by the coding sequence ATGGCGGGCGGGTGCAAGGCGGCGATCGGGTGCGTGGACGCGCGCGTGCCGGTGCGGGCCAGCTACGTCAGCCTCTACAAGTGGCCCGAGTCCGACGCCGAGTTCGTCCGGTCCGTGGCCATGGCGCGGCGCCACCGCCAGCAGCCGGAGagccccgctgccgccgccgggTGCTACGGCGGCGGCAGCGCCAGCATGCGCCGCGGGGCTGGCGTCGACGTTGGTGGCGAGAGCCCGCGGGTGGTGGACAGCTACTCGTGCCGCCAGATGTACCTCCGCAGCTACACCTTCTCGACGAGGAAGGAGACCGTGCCCGAGCGCACCATGGCGTGCCTCGGCCGCGTCCGGGAGCGCGCCGCCGTCTTCCCCAGCTTCCTCCCgcaccggggcggcggcggcgggtccgACGCCGGAAGCTCGTTCGGCAGCTCGAGTGGCGGTGGAGATCAGTACTCCGGGAGGGATCAAGACGGGCGCCGCGGGACTTCCGGCGGCAGCAACGGGAGGAGGAAGCgtcggaggaagaagaaggggtgCGCCGTGGTGAGGAGGCTGCAGGAGGCCTCGTGCGGCGCGGTGCGCGCCATCTTCCGCCGCCTGCTCGCCTGCACCACCACCGTCGACGTCGAGgtcgccgagccgccgcccggcCGGTGA